In Candidatus Microthrix subdominans, the DNA window CCGAGCGGGAGGTCGTGCTGAATGCCCGCATCGCGCCCGACGTCTACCTGGGCCTGGCAGACGTGCACGAGCGCGGCGCGCTCGTCGACAAGATGATCGTCATGCGGCGCCTGCCCGCCGAGCGGCGACTGTCGCAGCTGGCCGGTTCGCCCGAGTTCGACGGGTGCCTGCGCGAGGTGGCCCGGGTGGTCGCCAGCTTTCATGCGGCCGAGGAACCGGTGATCAACCCGCGAGCGGCGGGGGCGGACGCACTCGGCGAGAACTGGGCCGACAACTTCGCCGTCACCGACGCCTTGGTCGATGCCGGGGTGGATGCTGTCGACCTGGACCGGGTGAAGACGCTGACGCAGACCTATCTGCGGGGCCGGCGCCCGTTGTTCGACGAACGGATCGCCGACGGCTTCGTCCGGGACGGTCACGGCGACCTGATCGCCGACGACGTGTTCTGCCTCGTCGACGACGGCCCCCAGATCATCGACTGCCTTGCCTTCAACGATGACTGGCGCATCGGCGACGTACTGCTGGATATCGCGTTCCTGGTGATGGATGTCCACCGGGTGGCCGGGCCGGCTGCGGCCCTGAGGCTGCTCGGGTGGTACCAGGGGTTCTCCGGCGAATGCCACCCCTCGTCGCTCGCCCACCACTACGTGGCCTATCGGGCCCACGTGCGGGCCAAGGTCGCCTGTCTGCGCTGGCAGCAGGGCGACGCCCCCAGCGCAGCGCTGGCCAAGGAGTACCACGACCTGGCACTTCATCACCTCGAGCACGGCCGGGTGCGGCTGGTCCTGGTCGGCGGCGGCCCCGGGACGGGCAAGACCGTGCTGTCCAACGGGCTGGGGGACTCGCTGGGGTGGGCGGTGCTGCACACCGACGACATCCGCCGGGGCGTCGCCGCATCGGCCGGCGAGGAAGTCGGCGCCGCAGCGCCGGGCGAGGGCATCTACGACGATGCGCACCGCGATGCGGTCTACGACGAGCTGATTCGCCAGGCCAGGATCTTGTTGTCCGGCGGCGAGAGCGTGGTGCTCGATGCGTCCTGGACGGGTGCACACCATCGGCGTCTGGGCACCGACCTGGCCGAGGAGACCTACGCCGAGCTGGTGGAGATCGAGTGTCGCCTCGACCCATCGGTCGCCAAGGAGCGGATCGCCCGCCGCCGCGAGGAGGCGACGACCAACTCCGATGCCACCGCCGAGACCGTCGACCACCTGGGTGCGCTGAGGGACCCATGGGTCAGCGCCACCGGGGTCGATACCGGCGGGACGAAGGCGACGGTGTTGGGCCAGGCCTGTGGAGTGGTGCTGTCCGATGAACGCCCCTGATCACGTTGACCGAACTACCGTCGGCCCCAGGTGGGGCCGACGCCACGGTCGCGCATCCGGAGCGCCGGGGGCCTAGGTTCAAGGTCGGAGTGGGCCGCTGTGGCGGCGCCGGTGAACCCGAAAAACGTACCAACGGGACCAAACGGAACATGAGGAGTGAGCGATGAAAATTGTGGTCGGCATCGACGGGTCGGAGGCGTCATCAGACGCCCTGCGCTACGCCCATGGCGAGGCGGTGTCCTCGGGCGCCGAGCTGGTGGCCGTCACCGTGTGGGAGGTCCCCGTCATGGCGGCGGCCTACATCACCACCGAGGAGGTCGACGGCGCAATGGATCCCTGGATGGAAGGATTCATCGCTGAGGTGCTCGGCGAGGACGGGTCAGCGGTGAAGCGGGCCCCAGCTTC includes these proteins:
- a CDS encoding AAA family ATPase; the protein is MREVPASETPPLTEGPQVVETHMSWVFMAGDRAYKLPKPVSLPFLDHSESAARIAAAEREVVLNARIAPDVYLGLADVHERGALVDKMIVMRRLPAERRLSQLAGSPEFDGCLREVARVVASFHAAEEPVINPRAAGADALGENWADNFAVTDALVDAGVDAVDLDRVKTLTQTYLRGRRPLFDERIADGFVRDGHGDLIADDVFCLVDDGPQIIDCLAFNDDWRIGDVLLDIAFLVMDVHRVAGPAAALRLLGWYQGFSGECHPSSLAHHYVAYRAHVRAKVACLRWQQGDAPSAALAKEYHDLALHHLEHGRVRLVLVGGGPGTGKTVLSNGLGDSLGWAVLHTDDIRRGVAASAGEEVGAAAPGEGIYDDAHRDAVYDELIRQARILLSGGESVVLDASWTGAHHRRLGTDLAEETYAELVEIECRLDPSVAKERIARRREEATTNSDATAETVDHLGALRDPWVSATGVDTGGTKATVLGQACGVVLSDERP